Sequence from the Equus quagga isolate Etosha38 chromosome 15, UCLA_HA_Equagga_1.0, whole genome shotgun sequence genome:
tcagaccctgggggcggacatggcaccgctcatcaagccatgctgtggcggcatcccacagagaagtaGCATTCTAGttcttacaactaggatacacaactatgtgcttggagaaaaaaagagagattggcaacagacgttagctcagggccaatcttaaaaacttcaaaatcGAAGAAAAGTAAGATAAGCAGTTCATAGTTAACAAGTTAGGgttttaagatattttactttttatccaCATCTGACCATGTTATGATAGAGCTCCTTATACTATCCCTGTTCATCAGCTTTACAACTGATGCTCAAAAAGCCATATTATAAAAGCTCTTCAAAAGCCACTTCTCTCCCGTTTTCTGAAAGCTCACTGGATCTATTAGGACCTACTCATTTGTAAAGAGGCAGTTCGCATATGCAGGAATCAGACAAAAGTAAGCACCCATAATCCGGCTGTCTCGGAGGGATATGGCTAGTTACATTAAGCCACTGTCGATAACGGGGGTTTATTTACAGCCACTTTATTTGAAAAGTTGGGTGGCTCTGAAAAGAGCCTTTGGTTAAACTGGGGTTGCCGAGAAGACCGGGAATGTAATTACGCCCTCTCCCCGCGGATGCGGCGCGCGAGCTGGATATCCTTGGGCATGATAGTGACGCGCTTGGCGTGGATGGCACACAGGTTGGTGTCCTCAAACAGCCCCACCAGGTAGGCCTCGCACGCCTCCTGCAGCGCCATCACGGCCGAGCTCTGGAAGCGCAGGTCGGTCTTGAAGTCCTGCGCGATCTCGCGCACCAGGCGCTGGAAGGGCAGCTTGCGGATCAGCAGCTCGGTGGACTTCTGGTAGCGGCGGATCTCGCGCAGGGCCACCGTGCCGGGCCGGTAGCGGTGGGGCTTCTTCACGCCGCCCGTGGCCGGCGCGCTCTTGCGAGCCGCCTTGGTGGCCAGCTGCTTACGGGGCGCCTTGCCGCCGGTGGACTTCCGAGCAGTTTGCTTAGTGCGAGCCATGACAAGCAATACGAACAAAAGTAACTACCGAACACAAGGGAAACATATCGTCCACGTTCATCGCTAGTATTTATAGTACGTGAGGTGTGGTGATtggatgagaaaaatatttatcacacTGCGGCATCTGATTGGCTTACCTTTAAAACCATGCAGTTTCATTGGCCACTAGGTTCTATCTTCGGCcgttttcaaatttctcttttgttcccttcTTCCACATCTGAATGCAATGCTTTGTGCGTTGCTTTTTCATAAAACTAAAGACGTTTACTTCATTGATACTGTAGTTCTCCaactatatatatttctttagttCTTGGGGGAAAGAAATTTAAGGAATATTGCCCCCAATATTTTACACTCCTTATCGATAATCCGACATCGGGTTACAAATTTCCGAAATCTTTTGCAAAAATGAGATCCTTTTGTAATGCTTAAATTGactgaagaatttctttgaaaactataagacacacTTTCAAGCATAGTAAAGTTGAGCTAGCTTTTGCAGTAATATTTCTTGTTAGGCATCCTTTTCTTAAAAGTTCATGCTCTGACTTCTACACATGGATCTGTCTGAAATGTATGTTTCCCAAAGCCTAGAGTACATTCGGcctgcaaaatggaaatgactGCGAAGTCCTCCCGCACCGCCGCTGGGAACACAAAGTACGCCAGCCCCAGCGGCTCAGAGCAGTTGCTTTGGCGCAACAGGCGATGGACTCCGCCCAATAACTAGATTCCGACAGGTAAAGAGAGTAATTTATCGTTGCTAAAATctgattttataactttttaaaaaacttcaagCTTAAAAACAGCGAACGTGACTCCTTTCATATTGAGGAGGTAGCCCAGATCCTACCTTTTGATTGGTTGAGTCCATTTTACTGAGCAGCCATTAAGAAAGCCGATCTAGCATCCTTCATTTGCGTAGAGAGTTTTTATCTTATCTGAGGCCTGTTTAAATCAATGGACACACAGGAGGCAGAAACCATTATTTTAACGAAAAACTCCAGTATCCAGGATTTCCGTTTAAAAAACTGCGATTGATTAGACGCCTCCTTTATTACTCTAAGCAAAGTTTatgtctttcaaaaaatgttcACTTACAAAACATTCTAGTCTTGGAGGAAGATTGTCTGTGTTATAGACTGTCCTTCAAACTGAGAAGCATGGTTCCTATTGTTCTTTTCCAAATTCTTAGAAATTACGTGATGCCTTTTGAAAACATAgacaaaaaaatgggaaatagGAAAGGGTGGTTGACAAAATGGAGGAAGTGTGCGTCTGGGACCATTACGTTATTGGCCGCAAACTGGTAACATAGTCCTTCGTTGTTTGAGGGAAACCCGAGAAGCTCGGGTTACCTAGGTCCGTGCGGACTTGTTTGAAAACCGCAGTGGCGCGCGCGGGAATGAGACGTCACTGCCTCATTCTCCCTGCAGCTAGGCGATTGCCCAGAGCAGAGTTGAGCGGCGATGTTGGTCACCCGGCACAGGGCTGTGAGAAGGTCGTTTTATTCTCACTAGTCTCGCTCGCAATGTGAAATCGTTTTGGCATCGTTGATGCTTTTAAGTGCTGTTTACAGCcacaaataaaggaagattgccCTAAATGTTCCCCTGGGGCTGTGCCTTCTCGCTTTCATGCTAAGGCAACGAAACCCACAGCACAATACCTGTCGGGGAACCATTTAGTCCAGCCGGCGCTTATTAGTGCCCGTCGTTTGCTAGGTTTTAAGccatataaatgtttgttgaatgcaaTACGCTGACAGGAACACAGGTCACAAGCGGTAGCGCCTGTTTCGGGTATGTTGTATTGTAAGAATGAAAAGGTATCAAAGATTTATGAAGTGCAGTCGTCTAGAAATAAGGTGAATTACAGAAATTGTTTGCATATTAAGTTTTCCACACGTGGAGCTTCAATGGTAATTGCGGTGTTAGCGAGTTCCAGTTTTTTCTGTAATTCTTTGATCAATGTTTCTAAAAGGTCTTCACGAGATAGATCGCTCTTTAGCGTTTCTAGTAAAGGCAATCACATTGATGAGCTGTCCCAAGCCTGCAGACAAGGCCTTACACCCccttgccttcctttcttcccagccACTCAAAACAcaatcttttacatttattgcaAATTAGAAACGAATGTCCCTGACAAATGTTCCTCTAGGTGAAGTTTCAGGTGAAACTCCCTGGATTCTTACATGACTGACTCATTTACAAACAGCTCTTTCTCGCTAATCCTTCCCTGCCGAGTATTTCTGTCTTTACGAAGCGAGTGGGGCTGCCGTCTGAGGGCCTTAGCGCGCGCTGCAGGGCAGCGTGACAGCAGGCCCCAGCCGCCCGCCGTTCCCTTCTGAGACAGGGAGAGCAGGGCAGCGGCCCAGGGGGCGCCAGGGTGCGAGCGGCGGGCGCCAGCGCGCACCAATCACAGCACGGCCCCGCCCTATAAATATGCTCGCGCCAGGCTTTGTGGCGTCCTTCGGGTTTGTCGGGTGCTGGTGGCTTGCTGGGTCTTTTCCTGGTCTCGCCATGTCTGAGGTTGCGCCGCCCGTTCCGGCTGCTGTTGCTCCTCCCGAGAAACCTTCAGCGGGCAAGAAAGCGAAGAAGCCTGTGAAGGCTCCCGGTGCTGCCAAGAAAAAGCCTTCGGGTCCTTCTGTGTCAGAGCTGATTGTGCAGACCGTTTCCTCCTCTAAGGAGCGCAGCGGCGTGTCCCTAGCAGCGCTTAAGAAGTCGCTGGCGGCTGCTGGCTACGATGTGGAGAAGAACAACAGCCGCATCAAGCTGGGCCTCAAGAGCCTGGTGAGCAGAGGTACCCTGCTGCAGACCAAGGGCACCGGCGCCTCAGGCTCTTTCAAGCTCAACAAGAAAGCGGCCTCTGGAGAGGTTAAGCCCAGCATCGCAAAGGTGCCAGCGAAAACCAGAGTAACGAGTGCTGCTAAGAAGCCCAGGAAGGCCACGGGAGCTGCTGCTAAAAAAGGTGTCAAGACCCCGAAAAAAGCCAAGAAGCCTGTGGTGACAAAGAAGTCTTCTAAGAGTCCCAAGAAGCCCAAGGTCGTGAAGGCTAAGAAAGTAGTTAAGAGCCCTGCCAAAGCTAAGGCTGTGAAACCCAAAGCGGCCAAGGCAAAGGTGACGAAGCCAAAGACGGCCTCTAAACCCAAGAAGGCAGCCcccaagaaaaagtaaaagttccGGTTGGAAGTTTCTTCCAGTAACCCAACGGCTCTTTTAAGAGCCACCAACATATTTCAGGGAAAGAGCTTTATTACGCAGGTCTGGGTCATTGTAAATTGAAGCTCAAGTCTCATACAAGTGCAGGTTCTTCCCTAAGTTACTACTCCACGCTTTACGTCAGAACCACTTTTGATGTTTAGTAGGTTCTCACTGGGGTCCCAAACTCAGAGTTCTTGACAATTCTAGGTGGCTTCAAAGGCAGCCAAGTTGGGGAGCCGCTTTCGTAGACCTATGTTTTACCTGGAGTCTACAACTGTACCTGGGCAGGTTTTCTGGGCTTGCCCTGAAATCTCACACTGCAAACTAAGTTATCAGTGGCAACCAGCTTGAGCTGAGATTCAACGCGTGCCCCAGCCGAAACTGAGTGGCCGTGAGAAATGCTTTTGGGTGATCAGTGAAACCTATGGCTTAACCACGCCCCCTGCAAATCTGGCGGGCAAGTTTTCCTTGGGAATGGCGGTGATTCACTCCAGATTATTGTCCTCGAGAGCCCCACCAGGTAGGCTTAGCACGTCTCCTTCAGCGCGGTCATGGCCCAGCTCTGACGGTGCAGGTCGCTCTTGCCTGCGCGGCGCCTTACCCTGGGTTGATTTGTGGGCTGTTCTCTAGTTTCTGGCCAAGGTCAGGACAAAGGAACTTGGTTGCAATGGAGTATTAGCGCTAAAGCCCGAAAGCATTTACCCGGTGTCTCTGTTTATAGGACTAGAACTGCCTTGATtggataatatttgaaaatcccACTCTGTACGTAACTAGATCGTATTTCATCTCGTGCAAGGTTTTCAGCGCTGGCGGCCCTACATCACGCTAAGTCCTTGGGGACACTTTCGCAGAACTGCCCCTTTaagcttttgaaattttaattcgGGGTTTCAGATTCTGATAACGTTTTTTTAATCATCCGAATATATGAAGAACCAGCTTTACTTACTTTTACTTAACGCAGCTTAATTCGTTGTAAAACTGTATTTTTACACATGCGCATCAAATTCTTTAATAactaattgttctattttttaatgatatttccttttttccgTTGGTTTTCTTGGCTCCCTTCATCCCCTAACGTCTGCCATACAGCCTCTTCACATCCCTACTCCCGCTCCCTCAAACTGGTATGTAGCtattcatgttttcctttgaattcaGTCTTTTACATACGCCTATCCATACTCGTGcgtgattattttgtttttcggTTAGGTTTGTTATTATTTACAAAGTGATGATAATATATTCACTTCTCTGCATCTTGCTGTTTTAACAAAACCTGTCGAAATTCCTTTCAAGTCAAATCATCttcttttaaatgttcttcaCGTGGAGTAGCATAGTTTGTTCACAGATTTCCTAGGGATAACCGTTGACGTTGTTTCCATTTACCGCTGCTGACCATGGTGCAATAAATAAGAGTTCCAACGCTGAAATTGATcgagtgtattttaaatttcagctgGTGCTGACATATTCTGAAAATAGGTTCCCCTTCTCCATTCCAACCATCAAAGTGTGGTCTCATTAATTTCTGCTggtcaaaattatttcatattgtCACTTTCATTTGCATTGGCCACTAGTGCATCCTTTCTTTAGGTTGTTTGCATATGCTCTTCAGAGAATTCCTGCTTATATCTCTTTGCTCATTTATTGATTGagcaatttgtctttttcttgtcccATTGtgcttttttatataataaagaaatgaacattGTCTTTATCACCTGTGTTGCAgagagttttctattttttgcttttttctccatattttctttctttatcgtgtattttccatttacatgtattatataaaatttattagatACATAcagaattttgaatgttaaatagTTTAATGTATCTTTTCTTTATAGCTTCCAGATTTCCACTTGTGGTTAAGAAACTGAACCCCACGCCTCCGTTATTCATTCAACCTTttaggttttcttctaaaaaattttgCTTCTTAACAATTTTTAGTCTCTAATgcatctagaatttattttatgtagttAAAGACAGAATCTGAGTTTAATTCTCACAGATAGATggccagttgttctagcaccatttattaaataatccacccatttctcccactgaACTCATATATCATCTTTGCTATTTATTAAATTGTTATATAATGGaatctatttctgtattcttattCTTTTCCACTGATCTCTCCGTATAAGTCATGTACCTTTCTTAATTCTATTCTTAATCAATTTCTATGCTTGTTTCTGTTGTGAATGGAAtgctcttctcatttcctttttttaggtCTTCCTgctaggaagaaagaaatgtaaggATGTATTATATCCAGTGAATTTACCAGTTTCTCTAATTctactctcctttctttctgcttaaaaACTAGAGCCCCTTGAGTTTTTCCTAGtcatcagcaaaataattttctttgttttcctcaatGTGAATACcaagcatttcattttcttttttttactgcaTTTGCTAAGAATTTCCAAAGTAAAATTGAACGATAATTTTATCAGACATCCCTTTTTTAGTTCTTGGTTTTAATTAACATGGTATTAGGTGTTTGTTCTTTAGGATAATATTTGTTCCTAGTTTTTGGTATCTCCATTATATTTAAATGGTTACTTTCAATTCctatatcactttttaaaaaaatttttgaatgacTGCTAGATTTCCCTCATGTGTTAATATAATCATatgatctttctcttttaatttgtttactGCTTTTTAGATGTTAAGCCCTCAAACTCATGTGGCTGAAGAGAATGAACTAGAAGAATGAGATGTGTTTTTCTAAGATAGTCATGTGTAAGAGAGAAGCAAGTGTGCTGCGGTGGATCTGGGGGAGGatgaatcagaaattctgttGTGAAGTTTTGCAGTTTGTATGAGATTACCAAATGGACGAGGGAGTAATCCACTGGggtcaaatgctgctgatagAGTGAAGTGAGTAGAAACCTGAAAATGGTCCCCTGGCTTAGCAGTATGAAGATTACTGGTAGCTTTGACAAGAGtagttttggggaggaaggagttGAATTGAGGTAGAGCTATAAATTAGGAAGTCACTGGTATACAGATGTCATTTAAAGCCAGGAGACTGAGTCAGGTCACCAAGGGGTGACTGAGGTAGAGAAGAATATAAAGGGGAAAGAACTGAATCCTGAGGCATCCAACATCAAGGGCAGGGGATATCTGGCCCTGCCCGCATTTATCATAGATAAATCTGGATAATTATTAGACCTCTTTGTGcttccatttacttatttaaaggTAAAGGGGTTGGATTAGAGAAGTGTTTTTCATGGCCTGTTAGGAATAGAATAGACTAGAATATATTAGAGTATGCCATATTGTAAaggagaggagggcttcctggagttTAGGTTTCATGCATACACATTGTTGGGCATATGTATGCATGTTCTAGGTCGTGAAGACCATGTTTCTTATTGGGGTCACAGTCAAAGAAGCCTGAAAAACAGAGGTCAAGATGCTCCCTGTGGTCTTTTACAATTCCAAGAGTCTATTGTTTTAATAGATGTTCTGACCACAGAATTATATTAGATCTAACATCTATTTGAAAGTGTGAGAGacttgaaatcaagatctcagaGATCTTCCTGAGACAAGCAGGTAACAGTAGTGACACaaactccattcttttttttcagttgagataacattggtttataacaccaTATAGGTTTCAGGCATCGAACGTTATAATTCAACACCTGTATTTACTagcatgttcaccaccaaaagtctagatTCTGTTCTTTACTAATTGTTCTGATTGTTCCTGCTAGAGGGgctttttgaaaagaaaggaaaaagggaggagcagagaaaaaCACAGGTTATGTGACTGCCAGGACTGATTGAAGATTAGTGGGGCCTCCTTAAAAAATTACAGTCTACAAATAATGGGTTTTGCTAAGTAAATTGTACAATAATCACACCTAGATGGGAAAAAGAGATGAAGCAGATGAAAATCTCTCATTTTAATGCTACGGGTTTTATTGTGTCCTATGTGGCCAAagtaaaaaagaggaatattgggggaggggaggggaatttgttcttttctttatacCATAATGTATTTTTCAGATCTTTGACAACGTGCACATGTAAAtctgaactagaaaaaaatatattattctgCATATAGAAACAGAATCAGATTAAAATAGGAGTATTAATTACTAAATAGTTGTTTAGTAAAACGGCCTAGCAAGTAcccatagtattccattgtgtgtgtgctCTATAGCTGGTGTCACCAGTCACTTAttgctggatttttaaaaatttaacaaaaattacatAGTCATTTTCAACTATCTCAGAATAtgttcccagaagtgggatttctaaATCAAAGGGTAAAAAGTAACATGATAAATTTTAGGTTGtggtaaaattataataatgttatcttaaaaacaaatacaaataccTAAAGACAAAAATGTCACTAGACCTCAGCCATTATTGGtcacatctttttaattttactttattttttaataaacaatgaTTCAAAAGTCACAACtatatgaaaagatatacacTGAGAATTCAAGTCCCACACCACTGTCCCATCCACACAGTTCCTCTTCCAGTGTTTCTTTgtgcaaatagaaacaaaaaatatatatactcttctttttcaccttttcacAGGATAGTGTGTACATGTTTCTCTACCACTGTTCACTAAGCAGCCTGTCCTGGAGCTGTGTCTGTAACAGGACACAGAGgtcttcctcatttctctccaCAAGTACATGATGGACATTGTGTGACAAAAATTTATTCCAGTTCCAGAAGCTCTATATATATTAGAGAGATTAGTCCTTTGTAATATGAATtgcaaaatgtgtttttttcctatagccatttgtcttttaactttgcttATGATAAATTTTGCTATGcaaactttttatttatgtttttattgaggtaacattggtttataacattatatgaatttcaggtgtacatcattagtattttgatttctgtgtagactggaTCATGTTCACCACGCCAAGTGTAATAACCATCCATCAgggtacacatgtgcccttttactcctttcgccctcctacctgcttcccctctggtaaccaccaatctattctctgtatctgtgtttggtggtggttgtttttatttttacgtAATTGTGAATTTATCAATGTTTCCTTTCATAGCCTTTGGATTTTGAGTAATAATTAGAAAGGGGTTTCCCACTTCAACAATCAAAGGAATTCAGCTGTATTTTCTTTGAGtacttctgggtttttattttttgacatttaaatctttgaccTATTTGGAGTTTATCTTGGTATATGGTGTTTTGCAAATGGCCATCTTTACTTCCAATgatgaaaaatgttttctgggggccggccccgtggcgcagtgattaagtttgcgcgcCCCGTTTCGGCggctggggtttcactggttcggatcctgggcgccgacgtggcaccgctcatcaggccaccctgaggcagctcccacttgccacaactagaaggacccacaactaaaaagatatacaactatgtgctgggggcgttgggggagaaaaagcaggaaaaaaaaagaaagaaaggttttcTTTATTGTGTATGTGCAAAATTCTTACACGACTTGTCAATTTGTGGACTTTGCTATCCTGTTGTATCAGTCTTTCTATTCAAGAagtctttctatttctgtctATTCAAGCACTAGTACCACAGTTGTTGTTTTTTCCGAAGATTGGcgcctgagttaacaactgttgccaatcttcttttttcttcttcttcttctcaccaaatcccgccagtacatagttgtagattctagttgtgggtgcctctgattgtgctatatgggacgctgcctcagcgtgacctgatgagcagtgccgtgtccacgcccaggacccaaacccgagaaaccctggactgcccaagcagagcatgtgaactcactcggccatggggccagcctcaccaCATTGTTTTGACTGAGGATTGATGATCctttataaaatatgataaagatCATCCACCCttcctgttcttatttttcaattttagggCAATCATAGGGCAATTCCAGCTTTGCAAAGAATTGTAGAATGCTTAGAGCTAGAGAAGCATTGAAAGTCATTTAGTTTCTGTTTTCATCAGGCAAAATTCTGTAGAGACTGTCCTGCTCTCTGAACTCTGAACTCTCAGCATCTCCTATCAGCTATTAAAGGCCAACAATATCTTAAGGGCAGTATGCTTTTACCTTAAATCTATGCTGAGCCATGGTCAATGCAAACCAGTGGGAAGGAAATTGGAAAAAG
This genomic interval carries:
- the H1-1 gene encoding histone H1.1, whose protein sequence is MSEVAPPVPAAVAPPEKPSAGKKAKKPVKAPGAAKKKPSGPSVSELIVQTVSSSKERSGVSLAALKKSLAAAGYDVEKNNSRIKLGLKSLVSRGTLLQTKGTGASGSFKLNKKAASGEVKPSIAKVPAKTRVTSAAKKPRKATGAAAKKGVKTPKKAKKPVVTKKSSKSPKKPKVVKAKKVVKSPAKAKAVKPKAAKAKVTKPKTASKPKKAAPKKK
- the LOC124226089 gene encoding histone H3.1, producing MARTKQTARKSTGGKAPRKQLATKAARKSAPATGGVKKPHRYRPGTVALREIRRYQKSTELLIRKLPFQRLVREIAQDFKTDLRFQSSAVMALQEACEAYLVGLFEDTNLCAIHAKRVTIMPKDIQLARRIRGERA